In Pedobacter sp. WC2423, the following are encoded in one genomic region:
- a CDS encoding TonB-dependent receptor codes for MKFTIILLVCCLHLSAESYSQNISINVKNADLEKVFTLIEKQSGYHFFYKYSEIIKAKPLSIKLDNVTLDEALIKCFENEPLSYKVVDDNIIVSLKPGNLNRSNSENTVTGFVKDEKNQPLPGVSIRIKGISGGTTTDRQGKFTINVNPDAILIISFIGFKTKEQEIKDRVSINIILQQDERELNELIVVGYGNQERRNLTSAIGSVKMENIQGIKAASVDLKLAGQLAGVTVNQVTGTPGGGVIIRIRGSGSTGAGDDPLYVVDGFPISTGFDQHSNPLSTLNPDDIESISVLKDAASTAIYGSRGSNGVIIINTKKAKIGQSSIALSTFTGLQSITQKSKIKMMNATEFAQFRNEAAEDLAKFNGKVFDPSTIPVEYRNPSSLGEGTNWYNELTQPALMQNYNLTIANGTSKVRSLFSIGFFNQKGSVINTGFTRYSLRANIEADVLKNLTIGLNLAPTYNRRNKQETDGHFQSGVITQALLDSPIPPVRLTDGTFNPRITSPGTFVNNNPVNALTNTMNKQVDFRTMANVYAAWKVVEGLNVKTTLSADYNNSNTDSFRPSYVGDFRKAPPQLATGSTSASNSMNCLNENTVNFNHQWGKHSLTALAGFSIQNETSDYRATFGSGFPDDIVRTLNVAASLTAEARKEQWKLLSLYSRFNYAYQDKYLLTASIRRDGSSRFAPNNRWGTFPSISAGWRISNESFFPKTGAIDQLKFTASYGLAGNNNIGNYAYIATLDKYNYVFGNVLAPGNALNELGNIKLGWETTTQLNIGMDLSLLKGRIYLVAEFYNRYTENMLSYLQLPISSGFTSSLTNIGNVRNRGLEFTLTTKNILKKDFNWSTDFNISFNRNKVISLGKTPQILDAPEFENPTSITKVGQPLGMFFGYVFEGIFQNQKEIDQQPHFEGQLPGSIKYKDINGDGIIDGNDQTIIGNPHPNFTFGLNNRLSYKNFDLNIVMAGSQGGHVFDLYKQFTTNLDGVFNVEKEVANRWRSETNPGAGLLPSTNANTNLARDYYPSYWVKSNSYIAFKDISLGYTFKTKFSQNFRVYASAQNALLITAYKGGNPEVGINSEEGNHSLAPGINFTGYPISAVYTLGINLTL; via the coding sequence TTAAGCTATAAAGTTGTAGATGATAATATTATAGTAAGTTTGAAACCAGGCAATCTTAACAGATCAAATTCTGAAAATACTGTTACCGGATTTGTAAAGGATGAAAAAAACCAGCCTCTCCCTGGGGTAAGTATTCGGATAAAGGGAATATCTGGAGGTACAACTACCGACCGGCAAGGCAAATTCACCATAAATGTTAACCCTGATGCGATATTAATTATTTCCTTTATTGGATTTAAGACTAAAGAGCAGGAAATAAAAGACCGCGTTTCAATTAATATTATACTTCAACAGGACGAAAGGGAATTGAATGAGCTCATAGTTGTAGGTTATGGAAACCAGGAACGTCGCAATCTGACCAGTGCCATAGGGTCGGTAAAAATGGAAAATATCCAGGGTATTAAAGCAGCAAGCGTTGACCTGAAACTAGCGGGTCAGCTGGCAGGTGTAACAGTCAACCAGGTTACAGGTACTCCTGGTGGCGGTGTGATCATAAGAATAAGAGGATCAGGTTCAACTGGTGCCGGAGATGACCCACTATATGTTGTAGATGGTTTTCCAATTTCCACAGGTTTTGATCAGCATTCCAATCCTTTAAGTACATTGAATCCTGATGACATAGAATCAATCAGTGTATTAAAAGACGCTGCTTCAACTGCGATTTATGGATCTCGTGGCTCAAATGGAGTTATCATTATTAATACAAAAAAGGCAAAAATCGGTCAGTCATCCATAGCCCTAAGCACATTTACAGGCTTACAATCTATCACCCAAAAGAGCAAAATAAAGATGATGAATGCTACTGAGTTCGCTCAATTTCGCAATGAGGCAGCTGAAGATTTGGCTAAATTCAATGGGAAAGTATTTGATCCTTCTACTATTCCAGTTGAATATCGTAATCCTTCTTCTCTTGGCGAGGGAACAAATTGGTATAATGAATTGACACAGCCAGCATTAATGCAAAATTACAATTTGACTATTGCAAATGGCACCAGTAAAGTCAGGTCTTTATTCTCTATAGGCTTTTTTAATCAGAAAGGATCGGTAATCAATACCGGATTTACCAGGTATTCCTTAAGGGCAAATATTGAAGCGGATGTACTAAAGAACCTAACGATTGGCTTAAATTTAGCGCCAACATATAATAGAAGAAATAAGCAGGAGACCGATGGCCATTTTCAAAGTGGCGTGATAACCCAGGCATTGCTTGATAGTCCTATTCCTCCAGTCAGACTTACGGATGGAACTTTTAATCCAAGAATAACTTCACCAGGCACCTTCGTCAACAACAATCCTGTCAATGCATTGACCAACACCATGAACAAGCAGGTAGATTTTCGGACCATGGCAAATGTTTATGCAGCATGGAAAGTGGTTGAAGGATTGAACGTTAAAACTACTTTAAGTGCAGATTACAATAACAGTAACACGGACTCTTTCAGACCATCTTACGTTGGGGATTTCCGAAAAGCACCTCCACAACTGGCTACTGGCTCGACCTCGGCAAGTAATTCAATGAACTGTTTAAATGAAAATACGGTAAACTTCAATCATCAATGGGGTAAACACAGTTTGACCGCTTTAGCAGGTTTTTCCATCCAAAATGAGACAAGTGATTACAGAGCTACTTTTGGCTCAGGATTTCCAGACGATATTGTAAGGACTTTAAATGTTGCGGCAAGCTTAACCGCTGAAGCCAGGAAAGAACAATGGAAACTACTTTCCTTATATAGCCGATTCAATTATGCCTATCAGGATAAATACCTCTTAACAGCTTCTATTCGCCGTGACGGATCATCAAGGTTTGCCCCAAATAACCGTTGGGGCACATTCCCTTCTATATCAGCTGGATGGAGAATTTCAAATGAATCTTTTTTTCCAAAAACCGGAGCAATTGATCAGCTCAAATTTACCGCAAGTTATGGACTTGCGGGTAACAACAACATTGGAAACTATGCTTACATCGCCACTCTGGATAAATACAACTATGTATTTGGTAATGTCCTTGCTCCTGGAAATGCGCTCAATGAGCTAGGGAATATTAAATTGGGATGGGAAACTACCACTCAGCTAAATATCGGGATGGATCTATCCCTGCTTAAAGGAAGAATCTATTTAGTAGCAGAGTTTTATAACCGGTATACAGAAAATATGCTGAGCTACCTTCAGCTACCCATAAGCTCAGGCTTTACCTCCTCATTGACTAATATTGGAAATGTAAGAAACAGGGGGTTAGAATTTACATTAACAACTAAAAATATTTTAAAAAAGGATTTCAACTGGTCCACAGATTTTAACATTTCATTCAACAGGAATAAAGTAATAAGTCTTGGAAAAACCCCTCAGATTTTAGATGCCCCTGAATTCGAGAATCCAACGAGCATTACAAAAGTCGGGCAGCCATTAGGAATGTTTTTTGGATATGTTTTCGAAGGCATCTTTCAAAATCAAAAAGAAATTGATCAGCAGCCACATTTTGAAGGCCAGTTGCCTGGCTCGATTAAATATAAGGACATCAATGGTGATGGTATAATTGATGGGAATGATCAAACTATAATAGGAAATCCGCATCCTAACTTTACATTTGGTCTGAACAACCGTTTATCATATAAAAACTTTGACCTGAACATTGTAATGGCTGGCTCACAAGGTGGCCACGTTTTCGATCTATATAAGCAATTCACGACCAATCTTGATGGAGTGTTTAATGTAGAGAAAGAAGTGGCAAATCGATGGCGATCTGAAACTAATCCGGGTGCTGGCCTTTTACCATCAACCAATGCAAATACCAATTTGGCAAGAGATTATTATCCATCCTATTGGGTTAAGTCCAATTCATATATCGCATTTAAGGATATTTCTTTAGGCTACACTTTCAAAACAAAGTTCAGTCAGAATTTCAGGGTTTATGCAAGTGCACAAAATGCTTTACTGATCACTGCCTATAAAGGTGGTAATCCGGAAGTGGGTATAAATTCAGAGGAGGGCAACCATTCCCTGGCACCAGGAATTAATTTTACGGGGTATCCCATATCAGCGGTTTATACCTTAGGCATTAATTTAACATTATAA
- a CDS encoding RagB/SusD family nutrient uptake outer membrane protein encodes MKKLLIIIFIIGLSACKKNYLTVEPETNQNGANYFKTLDQFVKALNGAYAPLHGLYTRSYWEIAEMRSDNTSYQLNTDDRSGNLREELDEFREINLNDDVQDFLQGNYLGIGRCNVILTRLPKAAISDAKATDEIIGQASFLRAYYYFNLVRMFGEVPLILEEITSTENAFSLNKRKPAADIYISIINDLNLAITKLPEVFDEKGRATKGAARILLADVYLSTHKYDLAIQKLRPLLTSNYHLLENYADNFDVKKKNGPESIFEIQFMEGPNGLGSDFTDLFAPWDSPDGLVTGFEITHDTGNGWNIPTQDLLDAYEEGDLRRAASIDENYESENTGKIVPYIKKYNSVHAVREITGNNFPVYRYSNVLLMLAECLNETGMSVEAIPYLNQVRKRAGLPDFLRTGQAELRRAILHERRIEFAFENQRWYDLLRTGTALEVMTRHAAKEKKEKNYLSVAAYGNIRLLYQYPQRDINLQQ; translated from the coding sequence ATGAAAAAATTACTAATTATCATATTCATTATAGGGTTAAGTGCCTGCAAAAAAAATTATCTGACCGTCGAGCCAGAAACGAATCAAAATGGAGCCAATTATTTTAAAACATTAGACCAGTTTGTGAAAGCTTTGAATGGGGCCTATGCGCCGTTGCATGGGTTATATACCCGTTCCTACTGGGAAATTGCCGAAATGCGCTCTGATAACACATCCTACCAATTAAATACAGATGACCGATCAGGCAACCTTCGCGAAGAGCTGGACGAATTCAGAGAAATCAATCTAAATGATGATGTACAAGATTTTCTCCAGGGTAACTACCTTGGAATTGGGCGCTGTAATGTTATTTTAACCAGGTTGCCAAAAGCAGCTATCAGTGATGCGAAAGCAACTGATGAAATTATTGGACAGGCTAGTTTTTTGCGTGCCTATTACTACTTCAATCTGGTAAGGATGTTCGGTGAAGTACCGCTCATACTTGAAGAAATTACTTCTACTGAAAATGCATTTTCCTTAAATAAAAGGAAGCCGGCAGCTGATATATATATATCAATTATTAATGATTTGAATTTGGCAATTACCAAACTTCCGGAAGTATTTGATGAAAAAGGTAGGGCGACCAAAGGGGCAGCAAGGATACTGCTGGCAGATGTGTATTTAAGCACACATAAATATGATCTGGCAATACAGAAATTGCGCCCCTTGCTAACTTCTAACTATCATCTACTTGAGAACTATGCAGACAATTTCGATGTAAAAAAGAAGAATGGGCCGGAATCAATATTTGAAATCCAGTTTATGGAAGGCCCTAATGGATTAGGAAGTGACTTTACGGATCTTTTTGCACCCTGGGATTCTCCTGACGGTTTAGTAACTGGCTTTGAAATCACTCATGATACCGGCAATGGATGGAACATACCTACTCAGGATCTATTGGATGCCTATGAAGAAGGAGATTTGAGAAGAGCCGCTTCCATTGACGAAAATTACGAATCAGAAAATACCGGGAAAATAGTCCCTTATATAAAGAAATATAATAGCGTTCATGCTGTTAGAGAAATTACCGGAAACAACTTCCCGGTTTATCGGTATTCAAATGTGCTGTTAATGCTTGCTGAATGTTTAAATGAAACAGGAATGTCAGTGGAAGCTATCCCATATTTGAACCAAGTCCGAAAACGGGCAGGATTACCTGATTTCCTAAGAACCGGTCAGGCCGAACTCAGAAGAGCTATCCTACATGAGCGACGAATAGAATTTGCGTTTGAAAATCAAAGATGGTATGATTTACTGAGAACAGGTACAGCTCTTGAAGTCATGACGAGACACGCTGCCAAAGAGAAAAAAGAGAAAAATTACCTGAGTGTTGCAGCTTACGGGAATATTCGTTTGCTGTATCAATACCCTCAACGTGACATTAACTTACAGCAATAA
- a CDS encoding family 78 glycoside hydrolase catalytic domain: MIYIKTLFRNRYLKGLLFLIIVQVFVLRAQGEPTNFGVDHLICEYKMNPISIDVLKPRLCWKLTGAKRNIRQTAYEIQVFTEKESANTLKAPLWSSGKIFSDQSVQVPYNGPALKSKQAYFWRVMVWNSEGESSTWSKVNCWRMGILNAREWKAKWIQSNFKNDTTGSPSSQFRKDFKLNRPVKEAYLYITSHGVYEGWLNGERIGNDYFTPGWTSYNNRIQYQTYDVTSQLKNGLNAIGVTLGDGWYRGYTYDKKKDIYGKELALLVQLEVEYKDGTRGTFISDGTWKTSQGPIHSSSFFDGEVYDARMEKIGWSTVGYNDKAWKQVLVNSSIKDNLVSMAGPPVRKHEKFVPLKVLTTPQGDRVIDFGQNLVGWVKFKLAGKSGDTLKLYHAEVLDQKGNFYTQNLRSAKQEISYVFKGGAEETYEPHFTFQGFRYVKVKGYTGVLDSTSIVAYAIYSDMPQTGTFSTSNPLINQLQHNIVWGQKGNFVDVPTDCPQRDERMGWTGDAQAFCRTATFNMDVAGFYGKWLKDLAADQHKDGAVPYVIPTVQDSSAVAATGWADAATIVPWNVYLAYGDKRILEQQYPSMKGWVDYMVRHSKDYLWSTGTHFGDWLSYAGTDYEDGAAVTDKGLIAQTFFAHSTQLLINSAEILGKVEDERKYSILLNHLKSAFQKEYVTPSGRIASGTQTAYVLALNFDMLPEELRQSAADRLRRNIDNYDEHLTTGFLGTPYLNHVLTRFGHLDMAYRLLIKETYPSWLYPVKNGATTIWERWDGIKVDGSFEDPGMNSFNHYAYGAIGDWMYRVVAGINTSETATGFKEMVISPKPGANLTTAQAELETLYGKVSSKWMIDGKKLKIDIVIPPNTTAKIELPNVAGKVLENGNDIYSVKDLHEIKKVGDTQQMSVGSGNYHFEYTFHF, from the coding sequence ATGATTTATATTAAAACATTGTTCAGGAACCGGTATTTAAAGGGGCTTTTGTTCTTAATAATTGTACAGGTTTTCGTATTACGGGCACAGGGTGAACCAACGAATTTCGGAGTTGATCACCTGATCTGTGAATATAAAATGAATCCAATAAGTATTGATGTACTTAAACCTCGACTATGCTGGAAACTTACAGGTGCCAAAAGGAATATCAGGCAGACAGCCTATGAAATTCAGGTCTTTACTGAAAAAGAATCTGCGAATACATTAAAAGCTCCATTATGGTCATCTGGCAAGATATTTTCAGATCAATCTGTTCAGGTACCTTATAATGGGCCGGCATTAAAATCAAAACAGGCGTATTTTTGGAGGGTTATGGTATGGAACAGTGAAGGAGAATCCTCTACATGGAGTAAGGTTAACTGCTGGAGAATGGGTATTTTAAATGCCCGGGAATGGAAAGCAAAGTGGATACAATCTAATTTTAAAAATGACACCACGGGAAGCCCAAGCTCACAATTCAGAAAAGATTTTAAACTTAACAGACCTGTAAAGGAAGCCTATTTGTATATAACCTCACATGGTGTATATGAAGGTTGGCTTAATGGTGAAAGAATCGGCAACGATTATTTCACTCCGGGCTGGACAAGTTACAATAACCGCATTCAATACCAGACTTATGATGTAACAAGTCAACTTAAAAATGGCCTGAATGCTATTGGAGTGACTTTGGGAGATGGATGGTATCGCGGTTATACTTATGACAAGAAAAAGGATATATATGGTAAAGAATTAGCTTTACTCGTTCAGTTGGAGGTCGAATATAAAGATGGAACACGTGGCACATTTATTTCCGACGGAACCTGGAAAACTTCACAAGGTCCGATTCATTCCTCTTCATTTTTTGACGGAGAAGTATATGATGCTAGAATGGAAAAAATAGGCTGGTCAACAGTCGGCTATAATGATAAAGCCTGGAAGCAAGTATTGGTCAATTCAAGTATCAAAGACAATTTGGTTTCAATGGCAGGCCCGCCAGTTAGAAAACATGAAAAATTTGTTCCGCTGAAAGTCCTTACTACCCCGCAGGGGGATCGGGTAATAGATTTTGGGCAAAATCTTGTCGGTTGGGTGAAATTTAAACTGGCTGGTAAATCTGGTGATACCTTGAAATTATACCATGCTGAGGTTCTTGATCAAAAGGGCAATTTTTATACGCAAAACCTTCGTTCTGCCAAACAGGAAATCTCTTATGTATTTAAAGGAGGAGCTGAAGAGACGTATGAACCTCATTTTACCTTTCAAGGCTTCCGGTACGTTAAGGTTAAAGGATATACAGGTGTATTAGACTCCACAAGCATTGTAGCCTATGCGATTTACTCGGATATGCCCCAAACCGGCACATTTTCAACTTCAAACCCCTTAATTAATCAGCTTCAGCATAATATTGTGTGGGGACAGAAAGGAAATTTTGTAGATGTACCGACCGACTGCCCTCAGCGAGATGAAAGAATGGGTTGGACTGGCGATGCACAGGCTTTTTGCAGAACAGCAACTTTCAATATGGATGTGGCTGGTTTTTATGGTAAATGGTTAAAGGATCTTGCAGCAGATCAACATAAAGACGGGGCAGTACCTTATGTAATACCAACAGTACAGGATAGTAGCGCTGTAGCTGCCACTGGCTGGGCGGATGCCGCAACAATAGTTCCCTGGAACGTTTATCTGGCTTATGGAGATAAAAGGATACTTGAACAACAGTATCCTTCAATGAAAGGATGGGTTGATTATATGGTTCGTCACAGCAAAGATTATTTGTGGAGTACAGGAACGCATTTCGGAGACTGGTTATCGTATGCCGGGACGGATTACGAAGATGGTGCAGCAGTAACGGACAAAGGACTTATCGCGCAGACTTTCTTTGCACATTCAACACAATTATTGATCAATTCAGCTGAAATTTTAGGGAAAGTTGAAGATGAAAGGAAATATTCCATATTGTTAAATCACTTAAAATCAGCATTCCAAAAAGAATACGTGACACCTTCAGGAAGGATTGCTTCAGGAACTCAAACGGCCTATGTTTTAGCCCTTAACTTTGATATGTTGCCAGAAGAGCTCAGACAATCTGCAGCCGACAGGCTCCGCAGAAATATCGACAACTATGATGAACATCTTACTACAGGATTTTTAGGCACACCATATCTTAATCACGTACTTACTCGTTTTGGCCATCTTGATATGGCTTATCGTTTATTAATTAAGGAAACATACCCTTCCTGGCTATACCCGGTAAAAAATGGTGCAACAACAATTTGGGAGCGATGGGATGGCATTAAAGTAGATGGTTCATTTGAAGATCCAGGGATGAACTCATTTAACCATTATGCATATGGTGCCATTGGTGATTGGATGTACCGAGTTGTTGCTGGAATAAACACCAGCGAAACCGCCACAGGGTTTAAAGAAATGGTGATTTCCCCTAAGCCCGGAGCAAATCTCACAACTGCTCAGGCAGAATTGGAAACCCTTTATGGTAAAGTATCTTCAAAATGGATGATTGATGGAAAAAAACTGAAAATAGACATTGTAATACCTCCTAATACAACGGCAAAAATAGAACTACCTAATGTTGCCGGCAAGGTACTGGAGAACGGAAATGACATTTACTCTGTAAAAGATCTTCATGAAATAAAGAAGGTTGGGGATACCCAACAAATGAGCGTTGGTTCCGGAAATTATCATTTTGAATATACCTTTCATTTCTAA
- a CDS encoding RNA polymerase sigma factor: MERVADMNDNFNRYSKYFHLKNDEELISLIKEDVKAAHYELTERWATKLYKKAYRKLRNQSIVMDLVEQVFNELWVNRRKLKIRKASEYLVGSLKDKLYELDEKNELHSAYTESLNHFALVILKADSALSIPKIKELIDKWLLIQPPERVQIFNLKYKVKMTSKQICEKLDIPLNVVNAQINGSGRSLNEYVQRFHIMKLNRRKTHRIRSLFKRRKHIQ, translated from the coding sequence ATGGAGAGGGTTGCTGACATGAATGATAATTTCAATAGATATTCGAAATATTTTCATTTAAAAAATGATGAAGAACTCATTTCTCTGATAAAGGAAGATGTAAAGGCTGCACATTATGAGCTTACCGAAAGATGGGCAACAAAGCTTTACAAAAAAGCATATAGAAAGTTACGGAATCAATCAATTGTAATGGATCTTGTAGAGCAGGTATTCAATGAGCTTTGGGTTAACAGGAGGAAACTCAAAATAAGAAAGGCATCAGAGTATCTGGTAGGTAGTTTGAAAGACAAGCTATACGAACTTGATGAGAAAAATGAGTTACACAGTGCCTATACCGAGTCCCTAAATCATTTTGCCCTGGTAATACTTAAGGCTGATTCAGCATTGAGTATCCCGAAAATTAAGGAGCTCATTGATAAATGGCTCCTTATCCAACCTCCAGAACGAGTTCAGATTTTTAACCTTAAATACAAGGTGAAAATGACTTCAAAACAGATATGCGAAAAATTAGATATTCCGTTAAATGTCGTAAATGCACAAATAAACGGTTCCGGGCGCAGTTTAAATGAATATGTTCAGCGATTCCATATAATGAAATTAAATAGAAGAAAAACGCATCGGATCAGGTCATTATTCAAGCGGCGAAAACATATACAATAG
- a CDS encoding type VI secretion system Vgr family protein, producing the protein MVNKLIADINIEQVPITHFSLFSLDQRFNEHHIFELRINHDQVEGTSSITLAKSKDFIGKSLTAQFGILGEPQNIFTGIIAKVEIAQTHGFQGDIVITGYSPGILLDRGPDLGSYLNKNLKTILKQATNDTPQNDLNFQINPAYTSMIDYIIQYKESDFDFINRLSAEYHEWFYYDGSMLHFGKPDQQEEVALIYGRDLHSMQYGMQIAPLNYQKFAYHSPEDILLSAKPSVKSSSLSDVSHAISASNDVYSKRFSQPLSVRVNSQKEIDTFVNDEHKALVSGLVQVNGRGDNPQVGIGKVVNISTSMRNGQDFQVEDFGKFVVMAIHHEIDGVGHYHHTFEGVSSESEKLPVRRALKPQPDMQLANVVDNNDPQGHGRIKVKFKWQCGTNDETEWLRVMTPDAGSSDKVSKNRGFAFIPEKGDQVVIAFEEGNIARPIVLGSVYHGNNGSGGSEDNHLKSIATRSGNKLQMNDADGSVNLMDKGSANLHFDGAGNATLNAANSKTINVGGDKDNPPQSVIHADAEGNIVLDAKTSITLKVGDNLLSIDKEGLIKLNGKNLQQTVKNNYDLDAKRVTQTAKGANFKINSDQNVIVSGGKEVQLK; encoded by the coding sequence ATGGTAAACAAATTAATCGCAGACATAAACATAGAGCAGGTGCCTATTACGCATTTCAGCCTTTTTTCGCTGGACCAGCGTTTCAATGAACATCATATTTTTGAACTCCGTATTAATCACGATCAGGTCGAGGGTACCAGTAGCATTACTCTTGCCAAATCCAAAGATTTCATAGGGAAGAGCTTGACTGCTCAATTTGGTATTCTTGGAGAACCCCAAAACATCTTCACGGGGATCATTGCAAAAGTTGAGATCGCCCAAACCCACGGTTTTCAGGGCGATATAGTAATCACCGGGTATAGTCCGGGTATCCTGCTTGACAGAGGCCCCGATCTGGGTTCTTATCTCAATAAAAACCTAAAAACCATTTTGAAACAAGCTACCAATGATACGCCGCAGAATGACCTGAATTTTCAAATCAATCCAGCTTATACCTCCATGATTGATTATATCATACAATATAAAGAAAGTGATTTTGATTTCATCAACCGGCTTTCTGCTGAATACCATGAATGGTTTTATTATGATGGCAGTATGCTGCATTTCGGTAAGCCAGACCAGCAGGAAGAAGTTGCACTTATATACGGAAGGGATCTTCACAGCATGCAATATGGAATGCAGATTGCCCCTCTGAATTATCAGAAGTTTGCCTATCATTCCCCGGAAGACATATTATTGAGCGCAAAGCCTTCAGTAAAAAGCTCAAGCTTGTCAGATGTCTCCCACGCCATTTCTGCCTCTAACGATGTATATAGTAAACGCTTCAGCCAGCCACTAAGTGTCAGGGTGAACTCCCAAAAAGAGATTGATACATTTGTAAACGATGAGCATAAAGCGCTCGTGTCTGGACTTGTCCAAGTCAATGGCCGTGGCGACAATCCTCAGGTAGGGATTGGCAAAGTGGTTAATATCAGTACCAGTATGCGCAATGGACAGGATTTCCAGGTAGAAGACTTCGGAAAATTTGTTGTGATGGCCATCCATCATGAAATTGACGGTGTTGGACATTATCACCATACTTTTGAAGGGGTTTCTTCGGAGAGTGAGAAGTTACCAGTTAGACGCGCTTTAAAACCTCAACCAGATATGCAATTGGCCAATGTGGTGGACAATAATGATCCCCAAGGACACGGACGCATAAAAGTGAAGTTTAAATGGCAATGCGGAACCAATGACGAAACGGAATGGCTTCGGGTAATGACACCTGATGCAGGCAGCAGCGACAAAGTGAGTAAAAATAGAGGGTTCGCATTTATCCCCGAAAAAGGGGATCAGGTTGTAATAGCTTTTGAAGAAGGGAATATAGCAAGGCCCATTGTTTTGGGCAGTGTTTATCATGGTAATAACGGCTCTGGAGGGTCAGAGGATAATCATTTAAAAAGTATTGCGACCAGAAGTGGTAATAAGCTGCAAATGAATGACGCAGATGGAAGTGTTAACCTTATGGATAAAGGAAGTGCTAACCTCCATTTTGATGGGGCAGGTAACGCCACCCTCAATGCTGCAAACTCTAAGACCATCAATGTAGGCGGTGATAAAGATAATCCACCTCAATCAGTTATTCATGCCGACGCAGAAGGCAACATTGTTTTAGATGCAAAAACATCCATTACCCTAAAAGTTGGTGATAACCTGTTGTCTATTGATAAAGAAGGACTCATTAAACTAAACGGCAAAAATTTACAGCAAACCGTTAAAAATAACTACGATTTAGATGCTAAAAGAGTCACGCAAACTGCAAAAGGGGCGAATTTTAAAATTAATAGCGATCAAAATGTAATTGTAAGCGGAGGAAAAGAAGTTCAACTGAAATAG
- a CDS encoding DUF4280 domain-containing protein — protein sequence MQYLKNNAILQCDKGLISSPLNVTSNSKIKNRDGVFATDKDNIAGVNITHFTLCAIAGICRLNLNLSGQPLNWINTVPKVSISGMKPLYEVSKCICPLGGIISSINSGQI from the coding sequence ATGCAATATTTAAAGAACAATGCGATATTACAGTGTGACAAAGGGTTAATTTCTTCGCCACTCAACGTAACAAGCAACTCAAAAATCAAAAACCGAGATGGCGTTTTCGCTACTGATAAAGACAACATAGCGGGAGTTAATATCACTCATTTCACATTATGTGCCATAGCTGGGATATGCAGGCTAAACCTAAACTTAAGTGGACAACCCCTTAACTGGATAAATACGGTTCCAAAAGTCAGTATTTCAGGAATGAAGCCCCTTTATGAAGTTTCTAAGTGTATTTGCCCTTTAGGAGGCATTATTTCAAGTATTAACTCCGGACAAATTTAA
- a CDS encoding tetratricopeptide repeat protein yields the protein MKKEEIEVLLLEARAYRDMRNYAGALEDLHQIVNAVTDNVVYTYLLASTYLEAENTEAARLYADKAITIQANYKEAIELLGLINEAEEKFEAAEGCYLKCLEIDPNFDNARFLLVQLYSNYFFPKRLGEYQDGYIEFFNVPEKVAKHATYLLEKNIVDLDKLTKKKTRELSKFCLLTFRLLSVALYKLRKYEDCIQCLKKQIEFSSLHTKLFPGFFINEETNIFKLYHLLGNEEKKKEYIKIFESYMNQGGNKKESEEHVLNSIAEADKGLVYL from the coding sequence ATGAAAAAAGAAGAAATAGAAGTTTTGTTATTAGAGGCTCGTGCCTACCGTGATATGCGGAATTATGCTGGTGCATTAGAAGATCTTCACCAGATTGTCAATGCAGTGACTGATAATGTAGTTTATACTTATTTATTAGCAAGCACCTATCTTGAAGCCGAAAACACCGAAGCTGCCAGGCTATATGCAGATAAAGCAATAACCATACAGGCCAATTATAAAGAAGCTATAGAACTACTTGGCTTAATTAATGAAGCGGAAGAAAAGTTTGAAGCAGCAGAAGGCTGCTACCTAAAATGTTTAGAGATTGATCCAAATTTTGACAATGCCCGCTTTCTCTTAGTTCAATTGTATTCGAATTATTTTTTTCCAAAACGTTTAGGTGAGTACCAAGATGGATATATCGAGTTCTTTAATGTCCCTGAAAAAGTAGCGAAACATGCTACCTATTTGTTAGAAAAGAACATTGTAGATTTAGATAAACTGACAAAAAAGAAGACAAGAGAACTTTCAAAATTTTGTTTGCTCACTTTCCGTTTGCTTTCTGTCGCATTATATAAATTAAGGAAATATGAGGATTGTATCCAATGTTTAAAGAAACAAATAGAATTTTCATCCTTACACACTAAACTCTTTCCTGGCTTTTTCATTAACGAAGAAACAAACATTTTTAAATTATATCATTTACTAGGCAACGAAGAAAAGAAGAAAGAATATATAAAAATATTTGAATCCTATATGAATCAAGGCGGTAACAAGAAAGAATCCGAAGAGCATGTTCTGAATTCGATTGCTGAAGCAGACAAAGGACTAGTTTATCTGTAA